AAACCACTGAGGAAGACCAATCTAAGCGTTCATGTATGATGTTCAGGCCTACTGGAAATGCTAATAGCACCCTGCTTATCAATGTTCATCTTGGGAAGAATGTGTCCTTCTGGAGAACTACTGGACTCTATGAGGGATGCTTACTGGCACAGTACAGCTCAAATATTGTGGACCTCTCTGATGTATTCAATGTAATTGATTGGGAGTCGCTGGTGATACTTCCAAGATATGTGGCTTTCCAGAATACAAATAAATTTCTCAAATCCAGAACTCACAAAAGACGTGAATATCTTCAGTTTGATCTAAATAAGGTGGATGAGAATCCAATTTTGTCGACAAAAATTGAAGTttctcaagtctctcccttctcttatagctAAAATCTTCTATTCTagatggtcaggaagggtgagcaaaaacttcaagttaacctcctcggcttcatagtatttgtcatgaagctgcaagtcattaatcagcttattgaatctttcaaagaTATCAGTTATGCTTTCGttaggtttagccatgaaaccctcatattgagaCACCAGTATTTTCCTTTGGTTGGATCTAATTTCTCTGTACTTTCACACagaatctctattttctcccagatctgtttagttgtgtcacagttgacaatgttattgtatatgtcattgtcaagtgactctatcagaattaattgCAGACCACTGTCAAGAGAAATTTTTTCTTTCTCAATGTTTATgtattttgaaggatctttaggaccatagtaagctgggatgaccatgtctccttCTGTATACTCTTCAATCCTTTCCATATGAAAAATGTTCATTCTTCAAAATCTGGATGTACAAGGGGTTGGCCATCCTTagaaacaacatcatcttcttttttcataatgtgtagttagtcttatcaaaggcTGATATCTTTATACTGCtaatcttctgtgtattcattcttccaagatctttaatcactttgctttcagattttgctctgataccacttgttaggtaatgaatacaacacgtagagggggatgaatgtgttttggatatttttaaggctttttgaatgtttgttacttggttaacaaagcagatttaaaatgcagtaatattatgttagctgaaataaaacagtgcacataatatttcaaaactcacttaattttgtattaaaatcaagctagtcTTTTGCTACAAATcatgggttctttgtaagtaaagaactcagttTCTTCCTTGAGAGTgtacaagaaaaactagatctgtttgatacaacttaaaagcaaaggaccagtgtCTACTTAATAcattagtaaacacaggtttacacagcatgcaagAAGATGTACTAAAACCTACTTTAATTTATCTCTAAAGATTTCTATTTATgacttagtgtatctttgcaaatcatgTGGACTTGTGactcctttgtcagttaatcttggcctttgatcttgcactcttcaagctgcttttgtaaacttttcaatctaactgattagatcgtttgttgattgataatcttgaatatttaacttgtctgcattctgtacttgagcttcatatcgagatctccagtttgatctatagagaactgacatctcgataagtataatggcttatcgagatctctgagttctctataagtgtctttgacttgtcgaggtctctgaattctctataagtgaacttgactTGTTGAGGTCTCCAAATTTATGCATGTAGGAGTGATTTTTCGATATCTCatagatctctatatacattttgacttgtagatatctctgagatatctaatgataatttgacttatcgatatctccaatcttcatgtcttcattttgacttgtcgatatctctgagctCTCTAaagcagaaatgacttgtcgatatctcggaGATCTTTATaggcattttgacttgtcgatatctttgagatctctaatgagtaaattgacttttcgatatctccaatcttcatgttttcatttggcttgtcgatatctctgagacttctctataagctatgttggacttctcgataagtcattctggagttctcgaatgatttctctaaATGACTtcatctgtgacttgtagatatcttgacttagaacatttttcctaaaacatatttattcagCTCTAaacttcttcacaatttctccgAGGCAtcatcttcttgatcttcttccagactttatttttaggcttgacactgttcacagaaaaatattccagtctaatctttgacatttttacagactcaagtaatatagTACAAATACAATTTTAGATTATCATataactaattcttagggctgtcaatttgacttaatcttgttatgatacaggcatgtcttgcacaacactaACATAATATTATTCTCTTGTCCCATAGTATATTTTACTCCCGATAAAGTAATAAACTCgttaaagtaatattttttcttggtACCAACCACATTACTTTAAAAAGGTGTAACTGTATCaactataaaaaaaatattttaatttttaaaatagtgatttatattttaaaatcagagGACAAGTGACGTGACAGGGTATATCTGTATATTATGTCTTAGGACAGTGTTTATTTTATCAGAATTATGATTATTGTATCCTTGATATGCAAGTTCTATTTTAATGTCGTATCAGACATACTTCACTACGGTCAATCAAATTTAAATCTACGAAACTTAATTGGACACAAATAAAAAATAATGCTTCTATATTACGATATCCCTTATATTTCATGTTATATTATCATAATCTTATTtcttaaatattaattaattattacgTTTTAGTCGTACATATACGATTATGAACAAATTACACACTAGTGTAACTTAACCGATCAAACTGAATTAACTAACCATTTTCTCAGCccattaatttgataaaataaaattataaatctGTTATTCTCTATTATAGGAAAactaattaatattttatttaaataattctATAATATTTTTGAACGTATAATAGTGGTAGGGTGTCGACTTTTAAAAACGTTATTTAGTTATATTTAATATTACATGATATGTCAATTTTCACTTTTCACTTTtcatgtttttaatttttttgacattattaaaagaaattaaataacAAATGTATTCTCCAACAAATAATAATAGTTCATTTAAATTGTTATGAATcagtttttttcaaaaaaaatcacaaaataaCCATCAACtttgttaaaataatataattttattttacaaTTGTTAGTAGTTAAGGTAAAAATTTGTAAACTGGAAatctatatattatttttagaTAAACCCCGATGACGTAAAATTATTTATACTGTATTGTGTTACTTTCTGTTAACAATTCAAGATCAATGCAATTTACTTTATAACAATTATATGTTAGACAATCTTAACTTTCGAAATTTTTGTATCGGTGGTCGTGAATGAACCGtgataatttataaaattatataattgtTTGGTTTATATCGAATATTTGTATACAAGTAATATCAGCAGATTTTTACATTTACACGTGAATAAATACATTTGACCAAACCATACTAATTTAACTTACCCGACCATTTTCTCtacctgttaaatcaataaaaaGGTTGTATATTATTGTTTATTATATTACACCAGAATAAATTAacattttaataaaatatattcttattcttatacTGATACTAAGCATGTATATTAGTGTAGGGTTGTCGGTTTTAAAAACATTATTtagttatatttaattaaaatttttaCTTTTTTATCATAAGAATTACGCTTATATAGTAATTGTGATTTTTTTATAGTTATGATTTTTTCGGACTATTAAAATGTTATATATGATGAGAGTATTTTTTTGAGTAATGATGATTCATGTAAAccaatttaaataaaattttatggAAAATTATAAATAACATCGAGAGAGTAAAAAAAAGTAACAAACGGAATAAAAAGAGAAATTTACTCGCTAAAAAAGGATGAAACACAAATTCAGtacattaatatttttattaaatttattttctaCATATAATCAAATTTACGGCAACTTAAGCCAAATAATCAATAGATTTTTCAATTCTTATTCTAACCCCTCATCAACATCTACAACCGTTAAAAATTGTTATTATATAAAGGATTCCATCATACACATAACACAAATGCGGTTTATCTTACGAGCATCCGTAGGGTAGTGGTTGCGGGTTACCtacaattaaaaaaaatataatgtttGTAATATATAAGGCACAATTTTCAATTTACTGTATcaactactccctccgtcccactggattgtttacgttactttttgacacgcttttcaatgctcgtttaaagtatagtttcataatttttttttgaataaaaattttatgtttaatatTTTATTCAAACAAAAATTTGAAAAAACATTACGAAAATATACTTTATAGAAGACTCGAAATACTTGCCGAATAATAACGTAAATATCCCGGTAGACGGAGGGAGTATCATATAATTAATTCCGATACACAATGATAACAAATGCACAATTTTTGAAAAGATTATGTGTCGCGCATAACGCGGCTTTATATCCTTGTTTTTTTAATACTCGATAAAGCCGAAATATTTCCTCTTTAACTCTCTAATTCTCTCAAGTATAAATTTCATTTTGTTCCATCCAGATAAAACCCTAAAGAATTTTGAATTTGGTTGGTTGTAGAAGTAATTTAAAGTTGGGAATTTTAGGAATCGAATATGATGAGATTTCAAGAATCGGAAGGTAAGCTATAAAATGACGTACAAAAATGCTAGGGTCCCACTCTCACTATTGTTTAATTTGTTTCTATCTGATGGTTGATAAAATGTTAGTATCTGATCAATAAAGTCCTGTACTCACTGATGTGGGCGTAGTGGCCTATATCGCAAACCACTTGTAACAGAAAGCCCATCATAGTAGATAGTTTACGAAGGCCGTGTGAAACAATACTCATCATTTTGTAGAGTGACCGATTGCAAATAGTTGGGCTGAAGCGAAACAATTTTGATAAGACCCGCCCAAGTGGTTAAATACCAAAGTGGTTATTTAGTTTTACTGCGACAGTTGAATTCACTCTGAAATTTCCAGGAAGTACCAAATTGTGTAACTTTTCACAAGAACACAGCAGAGAGATGGATAGGTAACTTCTCATGTATTTGTGGGCTTCCCACAAATTTCACTTACCTATTAACAGCCATTTTTTGGATCATTTTATTAGATATTCCAACTTTCACGATATTAACATGTTGACCAAACAATCTTTCCTTAACGTTGTGTTCCCAGAAATAAAAGAAAACAAAGTTTAATTATTTTGAGGAAATTTGTTTAAGCGTAATAATTTTAAGTAAACTTGTTCCGATAacatttttatataaaatttggaACATGCTCTTGACTGTATGCTCAACTAAATAATTTTTTAGCTTTCGAGAAGagttttcttttgttttgataCTTTATTTAGTGCACAATTATTTCAACCCAAAACTAGAAAAAATTACTTAAACCGTGCCTATACACGTGAGAAATATTCACTGTCACAGTTAATTTTCCATTTAAAACAAATTTTCCCGCCCCGTTATGCCCAAACTCCATCCCAAAATAAACACCATCCAATCCAAATCCATATACATACAATTTCTCCACATCCAttaataatctctctctctctcggcgTGATTTCATGAATCGCAACACAAT
This genomic interval from Apium graveolens cultivar Ventura chromosome 8, ASM990537v1, whole genome shotgun sequence contains the following:
- the LOC141680326 gene encoding uncharacterized protein LOC141680326 — translated: MVLNDTNDAVVAKAETTEEDQSKRSCMMFRPTGNANSTLLINVHLGKNVSFWRTTGLYEGCLLAQYSSNIVDLSDVFNVIDWESLVILPRYVAFQNTNKFLKSRTHKRREYLQFDLNKVDENPILSTKIEVSQVSPFSYS